The Xiphophorus hellerii strain 12219 chromosome 5, Xiphophorus_hellerii-4.1, whole genome shotgun sequence genome window below encodes:
- the LOC116720625 gene encoding uncharacterized protein LOC116720625 isoform X1, giving the protein MPSSLLVTHVGNPAIPAVHISKTITCEKMATTRTGLFLFLVLCICSARADKCSILHPKNLTCYNDYNDSMTCVWDSSHVRRLTDDVCTIHAENHIANRPYKAFCELKSIDASNPALKSCSMKFSKPYIFMTFHNLSLTVRCMPSEHCEAIYQMPAHNIKLNPPGQPNVNQTIVTWTSQVEEHLRITTFYSQLQWKQKDKSWTDPNILSKTVQCSRDCKAHLDPSLFTRDETYEARARVLFQESYLLGTWSDWGPTRSWVSQVGTSKLTPEPDVAVSTRGVLTLAGLGLLLAGVGLCMRKKQLIYVVESFKGGRIPDPGKSEIFQDWYSLNSKGQEVIPASMPEKSGVQTWLSSHFTGECVQSFLSSVDIVSYEVTSTVDAMKFCRPEAKAMPEGNSYDSSCSSFSNPSYSELCSSDCVPAKKLQPCAPDAPYKPAGGRGEERDAERDSEAEAKKELEMVKLLFMGDDKQKAVIISDYEKVEKQQLQQQAERLRLHSVDSGMCSCEEVSQESMEGDSINTADGHDEGTKEGKQEDEKGEGGNATKLDFQMFGSSGNVLGKNSIQICLDYKQIPRLRPESPAPPCQDSGVSMIAEESEEQEGSAEDDDKPSETTCFLFPPHPPRALPQHPLSTTLSSFLPPLHGNDILKQIALSGSMLRQPCNDGYMPAKQRES; this is encoded by the exons ATGCCCTCAAGCCTTCTGGTCACACATGTTGGAAATCCAGCCATCCCAGCGGTTCATATCTCAAAGACAATAACTTGTGAAAAAATGGCGACCACTAGGACAGGACTCTTTCTTTTCCTTGTACTTTGTATCTGCAGTGCTAGAGCTGATAAATGCTCCATCCTTCATCCAAAGA ATCTCACTTGCTACAATGACTACAACGATTCTATGACCTGTGTGTGGGACAGCTCTCATGTCCGCCGTCTTACAGACGATGTGTGCACAATACATGCAGAAAATCATATTGCCAA cAGGCCCTACAAGGCTTTCTGTGAGCTAAAGTCCATTGATGCCTCAAACCCAGCTTTAAAAAGCTGCTCAATGAAATTCTCGAAGCCCTACATT ttcatGACATTTCATAACCTATCCCTTACTGTGAGATGCATGCCGTCTGAACATTGTGAAGCCATTTACCAAATGCCAGCGCATAACA TAAAGTTGAACCCACCAGGACAACCTAATGTAAACCAGACCATTGTGACCTGGACCTCTCAAGTTGAAGAACACTTGAGAATTACCACGTTCTACTCTCAACTACAGTGGAAGCAAAAGGATAAGTCGTGGACt gATCCAAACATTCTGAGTAAAACCGTCCAGTGTTCAAGGGACTGTAAGGCTCATCTGGATCCCAGTTTGTTCACACGAGATGAGACTTATGAAGCTCGTGCTCGCGTGCTGTTCCAGGAGTCATATTTATTGGGAACCTGGAGTGACTGGGGCCCCACGAGGTCATGGGTGTCACAAGTGGGAACATCGAAACTGACCCCAG agcCGGATGTGGCCGTTTCCACCAGGGGCGTTTTGACCCTGGCAGGGTTGGGTCTTTTGCTCGCCGGCGTAGGCCTTTGTATGCGCAAAAAACAACT gATCTACGTAGTGGAAAGCTTTAAAGGCGGACGAATACCGGACCCTGGGAAATCTGAAATCTTCCAG GACTGGTATTCTCTGAACTCGAAAGGTCAAGAAGTTATTCCTGCTTCAATGCCCGAAAAATCTGGAGTCCAA ACGTGGCTAAGCTCCCACTTCACCGGGGAATGCGTTCAGTCTTTCTTGAGCTCGGTGGATATTGTCTCCTACGAAGTAACCTCCACTGTGGACGCCATGAAGTTCTGCAGACCAGAAGCAAAAGCGATGCCAGAAGGCAACAGCTACGACTCCagctgctccagcttctccaaCCCCAGCTACTCTGAGCTCTGCTCTTCTGACTGCGTTCCCGCCAAGAAGCTGCAGCCCTGCGCGCCCGACGCCCCTTACAAGCCGGCCGGCGGCCGAGGCGAAGAACGGGACGCCGAACGGGACAGCGAAGCCGAGGCGAAAAAAGAACTGGAAATGGTCAAGTTGCTTTTTATGGGCGATGATAAACAGAAGGCAGTGATCATTTCAGACTACGAGAAGGTAGAAAAGCAGCAGTTGCAGCAGCAGGCCGAGAGGCTCAGGCTCCACAGTGTAGATTCGGGGATGTGCAGCTGTGAAGAAGTCAGTCAGGAGAGCATGGAAGGAGACAGCATCAATACGGCCGACGGACACGATGAAGGGACGaaggaaggaaaacaggaagacGAGAAAGGCGAGGGAGGGAACGCGACAAAACTAGATTTCCAGATGTTTGGCAGCAGTGGGAACGTTTTGGGCAAAAACTCTATCCAGATTTGTTTAGATTACAAGCAAATCCCGAGGCTCCGACCTGAAAGCCCCGCGCCTCCGTGCCAGGATTCAGGCGTTAGCATGATAGCGGAGGAGAGCGAGGAACAGGAAGGCAGTGCAGAGGACGATGACAAACCCTCCGAAACAACCTGCTTCCTTTTCCCACCTCATCCTCCCAGGGCCCTGCCACAGCACCCTTTAAGCACCACTCTGAGTTCGTTTTTACCGCCTCTCCACGGTAACGACATCCTGAAGCAGATTGCTCTGTCAGGTAGCATGCTGAGGCAGCCCTGCAACGACGGCTACATGCCGGCGAAGCAGAGAGAGAGCTGA
- the LOC116720625 gene encoding uncharacterized protein LOC116720625 isoform X2: MPSSLLVTHVGNPAIPAVHISKTITCEKMATTRTGLFLFLVLCICSARADKCSILHPKNLTCYNDYNDSMTCVWDSSHVRRLTDDVCTIHAENHIAKPYKAFCELKSIDASNPALKSCSMKFSKPYIFMTFHNLSLTVRCMPSEHCEAIYQMPAHNIKLNPPGQPNVNQTIVTWTSQVEEHLRITTFYSQLQWKQKDKSWTDPNILSKTVQCSRDCKAHLDPSLFTRDETYEARARVLFQESYLLGTWSDWGPTRSWVSQVGTSKLTPEPDVAVSTRGVLTLAGLGLLLAGVGLCMRKKQLIYVVESFKGGRIPDPGKSEIFQDWYSLNSKGQEVIPASMPEKSGVQTWLSSHFTGECVQSFLSSVDIVSYEVTSTVDAMKFCRPEAKAMPEGNSYDSSCSSFSNPSYSELCSSDCVPAKKLQPCAPDAPYKPAGGRGEERDAERDSEAEAKKELEMVKLLFMGDDKQKAVIISDYEKVEKQQLQQQAERLRLHSVDSGMCSCEEVSQESMEGDSINTADGHDEGTKEGKQEDEKGEGGNATKLDFQMFGSSGNVLGKNSIQICLDYKQIPRLRPESPAPPCQDSGVSMIAEESEEQEGSAEDDDKPSETTCFLFPPHPPRALPQHPLSTTLSSFLPPLHGNDILKQIALSGSMLRQPCNDGYMPAKQRES; the protein is encoded by the exons ATGCCCTCAAGCCTTCTGGTCACACATGTTGGAAATCCAGCCATCCCAGCGGTTCATATCTCAAAGACAATAACTTGTGAAAAAATGGCGACCACTAGGACAGGACTCTTTCTTTTCCTTGTACTTTGTATCTGCAGTGCTAGAGCTGATAAATGCTCCATCCTTCATCCAAAGA ATCTCACTTGCTACAATGACTACAACGATTCTATGACCTGTGTGTGGGACAGCTCTCATGTCCGCCGTCTTACAGACGATGTGTGCACAATACATGCAGAAAATCATATTGCCAA GCCCTACAAGGCTTTCTGTGAGCTAAAGTCCATTGATGCCTCAAACCCAGCTTTAAAAAGCTGCTCAATGAAATTCTCGAAGCCCTACATT ttcatGACATTTCATAACCTATCCCTTACTGTGAGATGCATGCCGTCTGAACATTGTGAAGCCATTTACCAAATGCCAGCGCATAACA TAAAGTTGAACCCACCAGGACAACCTAATGTAAACCAGACCATTGTGACCTGGACCTCTCAAGTTGAAGAACACTTGAGAATTACCACGTTCTACTCTCAACTACAGTGGAAGCAAAAGGATAAGTCGTGGACt gATCCAAACATTCTGAGTAAAACCGTCCAGTGTTCAAGGGACTGTAAGGCTCATCTGGATCCCAGTTTGTTCACACGAGATGAGACTTATGAAGCTCGTGCTCGCGTGCTGTTCCAGGAGTCATATTTATTGGGAACCTGGAGTGACTGGGGCCCCACGAGGTCATGGGTGTCACAAGTGGGAACATCGAAACTGACCCCAG agcCGGATGTGGCCGTTTCCACCAGGGGCGTTTTGACCCTGGCAGGGTTGGGTCTTTTGCTCGCCGGCGTAGGCCTTTGTATGCGCAAAAAACAACT gATCTACGTAGTGGAAAGCTTTAAAGGCGGACGAATACCGGACCCTGGGAAATCTGAAATCTTCCAG GACTGGTATTCTCTGAACTCGAAAGGTCAAGAAGTTATTCCTGCTTCAATGCCCGAAAAATCTGGAGTCCAA ACGTGGCTAAGCTCCCACTTCACCGGGGAATGCGTTCAGTCTTTCTTGAGCTCGGTGGATATTGTCTCCTACGAAGTAACCTCCACTGTGGACGCCATGAAGTTCTGCAGACCAGAAGCAAAAGCGATGCCAGAAGGCAACAGCTACGACTCCagctgctccagcttctccaaCCCCAGCTACTCTGAGCTCTGCTCTTCTGACTGCGTTCCCGCCAAGAAGCTGCAGCCCTGCGCGCCCGACGCCCCTTACAAGCCGGCCGGCGGCCGAGGCGAAGAACGGGACGCCGAACGGGACAGCGAAGCCGAGGCGAAAAAAGAACTGGAAATGGTCAAGTTGCTTTTTATGGGCGATGATAAACAGAAGGCAGTGATCATTTCAGACTACGAGAAGGTAGAAAAGCAGCAGTTGCAGCAGCAGGCCGAGAGGCTCAGGCTCCACAGTGTAGATTCGGGGATGTGCAGCTGTGAAGAAGTCAGTCAGGAGAGCATGGAAGGAGACAGCATCAATACGGCCGACGGACACGATGAAGGGACGaaggaaggaaaacaggaagacGAGAAAGGCGAGGGAGGGAACGCGACAAAACTAGATTTCCAGATGTTTGGCAGCAGTGGGAACGTTTTGGGCAAAAACTCTATCCAGATTTGTTTAGATTACAAGCAAATCCCGAGGCTCCGACCTGAAAGCCCCGCGCCTCCGTGCCAGGATTCAGGCGTTAGCATGATAGCGGAGGAGAGCGAGGAACAGGAAGGCAGTGCAGAGGACGATGACAAACCCTCCGAAACAACCTGCTTCCTTTTCCCACCTCATCCTCCCAGGGCCCTGCCACAGCACCCTTTAAGCACCACTCTGAGTTCGTTTTTACCGCCTCTCCACGGTAACGACATCCTGAAGCAGATTGCTCTGTCAGGTAGCATGCTGAGGCAGCCCTGCAACGACGGCTACATGCCGGCGAAGCAGAGAGAGAGCTGA